A stretch of DNA from Aspergillus flavus chromosome 3, complete sequence:
TCAAGTGCAGGAAGGAGTACTGGAATAGACAGGTATGGCCATTCGAGAGAATAAAGCGATCGCGGTTGAAGAAATCGGGGGTGTGAGGAGCATAGCGCATCACATAGCGCCAGAGAGCGACACCGATAGCGGCCATACCGATGGCGCCACTAGAGGTTTGATGTCAGTATTCTGAATATTCAATGTCTGCTGGCTAAACATACCCAGGGTGACCTCCTCCGAACTGCTGGCATAAGTCCGAAATGAGCATACGGAATGTCTTCAACACAATGTCATGGTCTTTGGACATTTGCTGAACCAGCGGCAGGGCAGATTTGCCGCTGCCGTTGATAGTAACCGGACCAACAGccatgatgtatgtatgtattcGCTCAGAACTTTAGTCCGATTTTGTCTTTAACAACTCACAGCCAGGAACCGACCGGACTTATATTTATAAGTCGAAGCGCGACCGGGACCTTTCTGCGCATGACAGATAGGGTAGGGTGAGCCCTTTTGCCCGATCTGGCAAGTCGAGGCACTTCTGGCCGAAAGAGGCAATCGAGAGGGGATCCACATTTCCGCTTTATCGATAAGACGATCCAACATTAGGAGCGGGTCTCGTGATTCCAGTGGTTGCAGTTtccctcctcatcttcatgcaAGAATACCCCACAATACCCCATATCACTAAGCATTCAACGCAATCCGGAGGCCCTCAATATAATATCCACGAATATCCCCCCACCATGTTTTCCTCTGTCTTTCGCTTTTCATATCCTGATCAAGCAATAAACACAAAAATACTGATTTTGGTCCGTCATGGCGCCCTCTCTCCTTGACCCCAGTCTCAATCCCCCCACAGCCGCAACCCCGGCCAAAAGTTCTACAGAGACTATTGTCACACCTTTCCCCAACCCTTCTCTCCAAGTCACAGCCGATCACAAGCTCAAGGCCATTGATGCGCCGGTGTATGCCCCAAAGCACGGCGAAGTTCTGCTTCAGATCAAAGCAACTGGAATTTGCGGGTAAGATATTGTATCGGCCTAGTGCGCCAGCCTTTACTAATAGTTTTTCAAAGTTCCGATCTTCACTTTTGGAAAACCGGTTGCATTGGAGAACTGATTTTCAAGGGTGACTGCATTATCGGACATGAAGCCGCAGGTGTTGTCTTGAAATGTGGCGAGGGAGTCACTCATCTCCGTCCTGGTTGGTTCCCCGTCAGTTGATCTTTTCTCCGAATAATGTTGATGCAGGGAATTAGGTGACAGAGTGGCCGTTGAGCCGGGCGTGCCCTGCGGGGATTGTTTCCTCTGTCTCGACGGCCGTTATAACCTTTGCGAAGATGTCCAGTTCGCAGGCGTATACCCTTACGCCGGAACAATTCAACGATACAAGACGCACCCCGCAAAATGGGTTCACAAGTGAGTCTTGGCCATTTTTCATACATTCCTCATTCCTCATCCAAAATCTAGATTGCCCGATAACCTTACCTACGCCGAGGGTGCCCTCCTCGAGCCCCTCTCGGTCGTAATGCGTGGAATGTCAGTTGCTGGTCTGCAACTTGGTCGCGGGGCCGTCGTCTGCGGTGCCGGTCCCATTGGACTAATCGCACTGGCCGCCGCACGTGCGTCAGGCGCTCATCCTATTGTTATCACAGACCTAGATGCTAGTCGGTTGGCATTCGCTAAGGAGTTCGTCCCGAGCTGCATCACATACCAGGTGAACCGTGATCTTGATGCCCAAGGAAATGCCAAGGCAATCCGAGCGCTGTTCGGTTCCGAAGAATACTTTGCCCCAGAGACCGTTCTCGAGTGCACAGGTGTTGAAAGTAGTGTATGCACTGCTGCGTTCACAGCTCGACGAGGCGGCACCGTCGTAGTCATTGGCGTGGGTAAAGCTGTGATGAACAACTTGCCGTTTATGCATATCTCGCTGGCTGAGGTATGTTACTGGTATGTTCATATCTTATTCGGATCGTATTAACATTCCTGCTACAGATTGACTTGCGCTTCATCAACCGCTACCGCGACACCTGGGCCCCAGCCATTCAGTGCATGAGTGGCGGAATCCTTGATCTCAAGAGACTTGTTACCCATACATTCCCATTAGAACAGGCTGAGTCGGCGTTGCAGCTGTGCTCTAACCCGAAGAACCCGAGTATCAaggtcttggtggtggatgagattgaagcTACATTGTAGTGTTATATTTGCGGGGATTGTCTTGTTTACATTCGTTCTGGCGTTGATGATAGAGTGCGAAGTGTGTAACAATTTTTTATCAGGACTAGTTACGAAGGCTACTTGGCTTGCAAATGAATTTAGAATCTTACGAACAACTTGAAGGAGCGCACAGTACAGTTTACACGTAATCAAATCCACTTTCACCATGTACTGATCCATGCCTGAAAGCTGTGGAACACCACATCTCACAAAtattcttccatctttctgAGCCAGCTAGCCCTATCAAGCGGCACACTAAAACATCTCAGGAATTACTTATAGCAGTAATATTCCTGATGCTTTCCATCAATCACGTTCCATTCTACCTTTCATATCATCTGTGATTTTTGTATACATATAACATAAATCTGTATAACATAGCCATTTTTTGCTGAAACCATGACCACACTCTTGTGTATGTGATAATACTTTCAGTCATGCCAACAGCCCTAAGCAAGATAGTACCGATTAGGGCTAGCCAAATATAATCCAGAATACTCTAAGTTAAGCTTAACTAGCTTAGTGAATATAGAGCTGAGCCAAGTGGGATAGTACTATAATCGTTCCAGGTTAGTCATTTGACGAAG
This window harbors:
- a CDS encoding chaperonin 10-like protein, giving the protein MAPSLLDPSLNPPTAATPAKSSTETIVTPFPNPSLQVTADHKLKAIDAPVYAPKHGEVLLQIKATGICGSDLHFWKTGCIGELIFKGDCIIGHEAAGVVLKCGEGVTHLRPGDRVAVEPGVPCGDCFLCLDGRYNLCEDVQFAGVYPYAGTIQRYKTHPAKWVHKLPDNLTYAEGALLEPLSVVMRGMSVAGLQLGRGAVVCGAGPIGLIALAAARASGAHPIVITDLDASRLAFAKEFVPSCITYQVNRDLDAQGNAKAIRALFGSEEYFAPETVLECTGVESSVCTAAFTARRGGTVVVIGVGKAVMNNLPFMHISLAEIDLRFINRYRDTWAPAIQCMSGGILDLKRLVTHTFPLEQAESALQLCSNPKNPSIKVLVVDEIEATL